GACCTCTGCAATATTCTGATGGTAGatcttttatttttgtatgacCGTGAACTCGGAATTTGACttagttttaagaaaacatacccTATTGGATATATATGGAGATATTTTAGGTGGGCCTTCaatttgttttgtatagattttttatggcaagaccttaatTCACCTATTTaatatcttctgaactatttaagacagatctttcatattttatatttagatttttatgACAATACCGTTTATTTCATACTCTAATCTTTGaacttgaaatttgacctactttcaagaGAAATCATATTTgaacttgtgaccttgatctacTTCCTTAAAAATCCCATACCTAATCAATacctcctgaactatttaaggaaaagcatttatattttatgtacaGATTTTTATGGAAATACCTAAATTTacttcagtgttttattttgtgacatTGACCTGAAAGTTTAAATACTTTTAATGAAAACCTGACacattcaatatctcctgaactattaaagatagaactttcatattttgcatgtaTAATTCTTATAGCAATGTCTTTAATATTACATCATGCTCTTTGACCtcgtgaccttggtcttatcgaAAACAGCAAGACCATGTATAaatcatattggtgttgaggcactTCTGtgttatatgaatatattttagttatGTGGTGACCCTTTGGGGTTAGGTTGGGCCACATTACGGGGTCAAATTTTAATGGGagtaaagattgataaaaatattttaaaaatcacaacagctaaACAATTGCAGGGTCAATGTgaagattgataaaaaatcttttaaaattcacaacagctgaacaatggcagggtcAATGTGAcacaggtgagtgatgtggcccatgggcctcttggttTTATTTTAGCTTGCCACCATTGATTGACTTTGTTAATGAGATACAGTACAAAGTTCACAACCCCCCTACATACAGAGCAGTGGACCATCCTGGTCAGATGGAAACAATTTTAACTTGTGGAAGTCAGGATGGACTATGTAAGGTAAATTACTAGAATTGATGTGGTCTTATCAGAAACATAGAAGGATGGGTCCAAACGCTGAGGTTAGTTCAAAATTATATGTTTCAGTAGGTGGGGGACACTCTGATTTTGATGGGGTGAATCAAGTTAAACCCTTCCCCCACTGATATAATTCTGGCTTGTATCAAATTTATATACGTACATTTAAGTCATATGCAACTTCAGTATAACTGAACGATAGTCGAGAACTCATCCTTAATTGAAAtatgtatcaagtttgattggaATGCTGAagtttatttttaccttttgcCTTTGACATCTccacaaattgtaatgatagccatttcctcgtgaatgtgaTGCAGGTTTGACAAATGTGTGTATGAATCTCGAAAGATATAGTACCTATtccgtgtttttttttaaatttcagggaAGGAGGGGATATTATAGATATGTACACTTTGCATCAAAAGTTCATAatcatgatatacatgtattacttttaCTGATTATGATTACAGCAAGAAATATTAAATTAATGTCTGATTTTTTCCTCAGGTTATTGAGTCTATGGTAGCAGAAAATGACAGCATTTTAGTGGAACACCCTGCATATCCAGGAACTCTAGCAATTGTACGTACAGAATCCATGTCATTGTTCAGTTTCAATCAGCTCCATTACGTTCTGTCATCTGGTTGTCATGTGCTAATCATATAACTTTTGTGTCAAGAACAATACCATTGAATCATATGCTTTCATCAGTTGatcaaaaatttatataaacaaatgctgtctgactttattcataccgattgttagaccggtTTGTTTTTtggtcacactgattttgactacggataactacgtttacctgatcaggatatagggctcggggagggtgtgaccagtcaacaggggatgcttactcctcctaagcacctgatcccacctctggtgtgtccaggggtccgtgtttgcccaactatctattttgtattgcttataggagttatgagtgtgatcactgtttgttatcttcacctttcattgtaaaGATATTTGATATTCAACGATGAAATTCATACAGGATGTTTTCTATAAGGATATCCAAATCTTAGGTAAATCATGAAGGAAATACAACATCAATGAAACTCTACATCATTAGCTCATTCCATATATCACAAGTCAGGGCATGATTGATTTCTGTCATTTCtggaagaagaaaaagataTTTCTAGCTCACTTTACACTTTagttgaaacacgtcagacagcatttgacccaataatagagtgtattgacgaactagatcgttataacgaccatagaatttgtgaaatgcagacttcaatcgagactgttgaaaacccctgtatcataaatttgtttgtcagtaggttacctcgatttaaaaactgaccatacccagaacaagttcttgtgtatcgaatcagttgagagatataaacaccatatactacattttattgtgacgtcacaataagtccaaGTCATTGCATtctcatagttcgtaaggcacaaagtATGCGGTTCTCTGAGACACAGTTCAATTGCCttgttttggttgatacaaaaacaaataaatcagcattcaaagaaaatggaaatataaaatCTGGTTGTATTTCGTTTTTTGTAAAATGCACCTCCTAATACGTTGACGACACGGTGTTATCATTAGGGCTCTCAgctacatacactgtacaatttATAGAAGAGCGGACtgcaaaatgaatttttgtagtcttgctttgttttagtataataaacaatttattgcatggatgttcgggagatatgaagatttattcacccaagaaaaaccATATTCCCttcgggcgttgccctcgggaaATATCATTTTTCTTGGGTGATTAAATCTTCATATCTTCCTCACTatcatttaataaatgtataatgcTATTTGTGATGTTCGTTTCTTTCTGCAATTCTTTATTTCTTTTacttttcaatgattttataaatttgttAATTGATGGTTATGACTCATTTTGCTTATATTTGAAAGAGATAAAACCTGTCAAATGTGAAAGGAAATGTGTTTCTGTATGTAGGTTGATCACAGGTAATTCTATATCGCTtgagttcaaatttactattaaaaGAGTATTCTTTAATaataaattcgaacccaagcgatacaaATACTTCTGCTCTTtcatagtaaattcgaacccaagcaaTATATAAATGCCTgtgatgttaataaataattcTACCAATACAACTTTGCTTTCTCGGTGCAATAAATATGTCTGTTTACCAAATCAAAAGggtatcattgcatttattgaATGATAAAAATTTCCCGATTTGCACACTACTTCTTACACGAGaacaaactttcatattgcCATTCTACTCAAAGGGTGAACAACTGATCCGATGTAGTTTCTCATTATGATGTCATTCTTAACACAATCTGTTTGTCATTATGATGCCATTCTTATTATCTGTTTGTCATTATGATGTCATTCTTATCTGTTTGTCATTATGATGTCATTCTCATCATCTGTTTGTTATTATGAGGGTATTTTAATCATCTGTTTGTCATTATGATGTCATTCTCATCATCTGTTTGTTATTATGATGGTATTTTAACATCTGTTTGTCATTATGACAGATTTTATATTACCTGTTTGCTATCTTGATGTCAATACAAAATCTAAAGttattttagaaattgattaCGTGTAGATGTATTTACTTTTGATATCTGTTATAGTATATAATGAATGATGTGGGACTTTATTGTCATTTGATATCATGTTAAAGAACATTAATCTATGTGAAGTTTTCTAGCATTGCATTCCTTGATTGTAAGATCATTTCAAAGGAATTTAATCCTCCTTAAAGAAATTTGTAATTTCTGTTTGATAGGTCAAACCCCTTACATCCAATATAATTCCAGTGGATTCCGATAATGATGGTTTAAATCCATCAAGCCTTCGGCAAGCTCTGTCAAGATGGTCCCCATCGGAAGCCAGAAAACTTGGATCTGGTGCCCCAAAATGTCTGTACGTGGTCCCAAACGGTGGCAACCCCACAGGGACAGGACTAACAATAGAAAGAAAGAaggaaatttacaaaatatcgCAGGAGTATGACCTCATCATCCTGGAAGATGATCCGTATTTCTACCTACAGTTCACAAAGGTATACTGTAATGCTTTAACGCATTGCTGTTTGTACAGAaatgtgtttgtgtttaatgtgtttgatcggttttaatttcatttctaatTTGAGAAGTCTTTGTCAGAAGTTTACAGCTTTAAGATTTGTATAGTCCTATCTATACATTTGGatgtgtagcggtcagctgAGTTCGACATCACCAACAGACAGATGGCTCAGTTTAAAGAGCGCCTGACTAAAGTTACTGAGAACCAGAATTTGAATTCCAGTCTGGTTCATTGTACTTCCACCTTTCctgttacatatatgtatgtagatCTTTAATTCCATGCAAACGTGTTGTCTTGGAATATTCTAAGAATCATTAAGGCATCTGCGTATACTCCCCAGAAATACCTTGATGCTTTGGTCAGTTGAAGTTAGAACTAGTCACATGGAAATTCTGATAGAGACGCTGATTGGTTAATTCAATAGGGTAATGCATGTGCCCATAAAGGCTACTCTGAAGTGAACTTCAGAAAGTTTGAGCATGAAAAAACCCCAGATTCAGTACTTACAACATTTTCCCTCTGGAAAATCTTCCCAGCATGACCATCATTGTTGTTAAAGACAAAATTCTAAGTTAACATCCCCAAAATTTACCTGTGTGATGATCAATGGTAAGCCAGATGTCAATCAAACACTTAACAATAGAACTCAGGTGAAGTGACATCTGCAAAGACTGTGGTCTGTAGGTACCCCAAGAGCGGTGTTTTTATAACAATAACAGACACTAATTACCAGCAATCTACAGATCTTGAGAAAGACCAATATACCAgcgttttgatagcattgacctgtccacaattGAGGGGaggtgtagaatgtgtgtcagtTCACTATCCAAACATTATGACAGCAGAAACTCTGCAGACGGCCCTGAAACacttcctgtgtatatcaaaaggATACACGGCACCCTGATCttttggccaggtaaattccaggtagaAAACAATGGTCATAGATAAACTCCGCCCACATCCAATGGTCCGTGAAGAAATCGTATGGTATTATTTTGGAGTCTTTAATGGAGTGTGATGATTAGAATGacattatttaaaataaatgtaaaatattttcactcACCTCTGATAAATTATAACTTTACTTCATACAAGAAACACACTAGACATATTCATCAGGAATTATCGCAAACATTTGCTTTCAATAGTCTATCCATATTtgtgtatatcaattaaactcCATCTTTCGAGGAAATGTTTTTACTATAGAAGGcgtcaaaaatttcggttgatcCAGACTTTATATATAGCAAGTGTAATGGTTGATTGATAGACCACGGGCCAGTAACACATTACCTCCTCCCTCTAGGGATTTTATTTTACActgtatgatttttttaaaagtgtgtaTGAAATAAAGGTAAATGAAGGTTGTTTGAAAGATTTATGTTGGGGCGTTTTCAGGATATGgccatttgaatttataaaaattttGGCAAATTCAATATGGCCGTTACCGTAGTCCATACCGAATTAAAGACGACACATTGTGAACATGTATTTATCAGGAGTTATTGCAAACACATTTGCTTTGAATAGTGTTTCCATATTTGTGTTTATCTATCTTTCGAGGGAATGTTTTTACTATAGAAGGCGTCCAAAATTTAGGTTGATCCAGACTTCATAGATAGCTAGCGGAATGGTTGATTGATGAGAAATTTCTCCTGTACTAAACGTGATTGTATTTGCTTAATTGCTGACACCATTTAAATCTCAATTGAATGTCATTTTAAGCCCTATGTACCAAGTTTCCTGTCAATGGATTTGGACGGACGAGTGGTGAGATGCGATTCCTTCTCAACGCTTATCTCATCAGGGTAAGTAACCTATAAGCTTAATGCAGAGAAAAACATTGATACAGATTTAGAATTTTTGCTTGTACATGAAgtgtgaagataactaacaatgatcaatctcataacttctataaacaatacaaaattaacacaccagagatgggatcaggtgcctacatttaggaggagtaaacaaaacttttcccaaatcagtaaaatcaaaacctatgacttttcaacactgtacacgaccattcctcacgctgaattaaagactagactttttgacatcatagacagttgcttcttcaacaaaaatggaaaacggacaaattaatatctagtgatcagtcatccaaaaaattactttgttaaacgtcACTCTGATTTCAAGCACAAGTACcctgaagttgaaaaaaaaaaattcctagaatttctcattgacaatatcttcatggtctttggtgatcaggtcttccaacagtctgttggaattcccatcggcacgaattttgctcctttgttagctgacatgtttttatattcccttgaagaagaatttattcaaaaacttcttcgtgagaagaaacaatctcttgctgtggcctttaattcgacatttaggtatatcgatgacgttttgtctattaacaataataactttcattcatatgtcgattcgatatatccctgtgagctcgaaataaaagataccacagagtgatccacttctgcttcatacttagatattttattgaaagtagacattagcggtaaactgacaactcaactctaagacaaacaggatgattttaTATTCCCTTgaagatgatttcagcttctccatcgtcgacTTCCcaatctatgtagcaatattccattatacctgcatatggtgtttatatctctcaactgatttcatacgcaagagcttgttctgtgtatggtcagtttttaaaccgaggcaagctactgacaaacaagttgatggtacaggggtttcaacagtttcgatttaAGTCAGCATattgcaaattccatggtcgttataacgatctagtttgccaatacaacctatcattgggtcaaatgctgtctcacgcgtttcataccgattgttaagccgttcttggcacactgattttgactacgaataactccgtttacatgatcaggatacagagctcacggtgggtgtgacaggtcgacaggggatgcttactcctcctaggcacctgatcccacctctggtgtgtccaggggtccgtgtttgcccaactatctattttgtattgcttataggagttatgagattgatcacttgttggttatcttcacatttcatccTGTAGTTTGAAAAATACATCAGAGGGTAAAAGACTATTAAGAGAACAATGAttgtaaaattatgaaatgaacaATTACTGGTAACACCTATACATATACTTCAACACACTGATCATAATTTCAGAATGAGGCTGGGCTTTGTCACAGGGCCACGCCCACTGTTGGAGAGGCTGGGACTTCACATGCAGTGTTCAGTGGTGCATGCTAGTGGAATTGCCCAGgtgtgtttatacatgtacagttcaGAGGTGATATGTACACTAGTCTTTGCAAGTCTCTACATTGGACAGAAAGGAACTGCTcagaatattatatataactattataactctctctctctctctctctctctctctctctctctctctctctcagaaaagaatatatacatatacctttggTAGCTTGTTATAAACATTTAGTTCAAGTTTCGTTGCAgaaagtatgtatatatatctactgtatatatgtttaaaaaatataacattatAAATAGGCATTGGTATTACCAGCAGGGTAATGAGCTCAGCAACGAAAATGGGAAGCATTCTATTTCAATTCATGGGTAGACATCATTAACATTAGATGATAATAAACAGGTAGGAATCACAATTACCGTATATGAGGTAATTTTGGCGTTGGAAATACTTAGcttatatatatagattttgACGCTTTCATTTTTGTCGAATTTTCATCTTCTGCCACAAACGCCAACGTTTCCAGTGTACCAAATACGGAATTGTAATTAACACCTTAAGGTAATTAAAAGGTAGAAATCACTTGATACATTGTAATTAGAAATTGtaattaatgataattaaaagGTATAAATCGTAATTAACACCTGCTGGTAATGAACAAGTAGTATTTTGATTTAGCACCCTATGGCTATTGAAAGATTATCATCATATTAATAtattatagggctcacggcgggtgtgaccggtcgacagggatgcttactcctactaggcacttggtccccacttctggtatatccaggggtccgtgtttgcccaactctctattttgtattgcttatagaagttttgagattgattactgttcgttatcttcacctttcatttagcaCCCGCGGTAGTGAAAGGGTAGAAATCATAATAATACTATGTGGtagttaaaattaaaaaaaaaatcataattaaataGTAATAATCTGTTACAGATGATCCTGCTCAAAGTCTTGGAGAAGTGGGGACTAGATGGTTTCCTCAGACATGCAGAAAATACTGCAGAGTTTTACAAAACTAAGAGGGATCAATGTTTAGCAGCTATGGAGAATCATCTCTCAGGTATGGTGAGGAAAATTGGTACGGTATTGTACAGTATTCATAGATAGCCCTCCTTGATTCTGGAATCATTCAAGTATTCATATATCGATTTCATTGCATATATATAGAGGATATTGATGTAGTgttgttttgtatttcttttatcCAATTATAAAATCTTGTGATCATTCTATTTATCTTTTTCCAATTACTGTTGAATTTCT
This genomic window from Ostrea edulis chromosome 4, xbOstEdul1.1, whole genome shotgun sequence contains:
- the LOC125668386 gene encoding kynurenine/alpha-aminoadipate aminotransferase, mitochondrial-like yields the protein MDYNKFLTTTSIKRRNNFTRLSAAEFVDASIMQAKPTLISMGGGLPNPQTFPLLDASLKLSDGTTIEVDAKSMKIALQYLGSKGLPPLIDFVNEIQYKVHNPPTYRAVDHPGQMETILTCGSQDGLCKVIESMVAENDSILVEHPAYPGTLAIVKPLTSNIIPVDSDNDGLNPSSLRQALSRWSPSEARKLGSGAPKCLYVVPNGGNPTGTGLTIERKKEIYKISQEYDLIILEDDPYFYLQFTKPYVPSFLSMDLDGRVVRCDSFSTLISSGMRLGFVTGPRPLLERLGLHMQCSVVHASGIAQMILLKVLEKWGLDGFLRHAENTAEFYKTKRDQCLAAMENHLSGLAQWSLPSGGMFVWIKLNVEDTYKLITIKTREKDVLFVPGNIFMLDSTKPCSYIRASYSKCTEEQMNTAFSRLAEVLREGEPQKM